DNA sequence from the Falco biarmicus isolate bFalBia1 chromosome 5, bFalBia1.pri, whole genome shotgun sequence genome:
TCTGCTAATTACATATTTGTTCGCTATTTTTGTTGCTCTGAGTATGTCCAATGTCTCATAAGGTCCTTTTCCAATCATTTGGCTAAAGTTCCAAAGCAAGAATTtagatttttacatttacaaGCTATGCCTTGGGATTTGACTTGTTGAGTATAAAAAGAACCAGTGATGCAGAGACAAAAGACATTTCACTGTTCTTTAAAGGCTAGGGTTATGGGTTTTGAACAGGGTaagagatttcttttctctcttgaagTAGGCTATTTCTAAAGAATGGCATTGAGTGACCTCCTTTACCCAGATAACCCCAAAAGAAGGCAAGAATTGATCCATCTGCACCAGGAATTGCTCGACTGCATGTCCACAAATTTCCATGCAACAAATGAGCTAGCTGGAGTGCTGAATGAACACCTGGGCTGTACAATTACCCTCATTCAGATGAAAGAGAGCAGCACTGTCAAGGAAAACTGTGACATCATCATTCAAGCGATGAGTGAGATTCAGCATCAAGTGCAGAAGATTGATAGTGACATGAAGGAAAAGCTAGAGCCTGTGCTGTACCAAAAGCTGTATGACATCAAAGAGCCTGAGTTGGAGAAAATTGCAATAGCCCATaaagttttttctgttgttcttggAGAAGCAACTTCAACAGCTGGGATGGTAGCTATCAAACTTCTTGGC
Encoded proteins:
- the SMCO3 gene encoding single-pass membrane and coiled-coil domain-containing protein 3 encodes the protein MALSDLLYPDNPKRRQELIHLHQELLDCMSTNFHATNELAGVLNEHLGCTITLIQMKESSTVKENCDIIIQAMSEIQHQVQKIDSDMKEKLEPVLYQKLYDIKEPELEKIAIAHKVFSVVLGEATSTAGMVAIKLLGSNLITLTVSKLVSLLAQIGASVLGGISITILGLGIEMILHAILGAVERNQLLTAVRSYEEHLAEFKAASEKYQRAINEVTSLVRQQVQ